In Candidatus Moraniibacteriota bacterium, the genomic window ACAACCAGTCAAGATTATTTTTGTATCTTTATGTTTTTTTCTCAAATCATGAATCATGCCATAAGCTCTGTTTTCAGCAGTTTGCCTAATTCCGCAAGTATTAAAAACAACCAGATCGGCCAATTCCGTCTTTTTAGCCAATATAAAGCCCTGTTTCTCCAAAAAGGAAGCAATCCGCTCGGAATCAGAAACATTCATGGCGCAGCCAAAAGTTTTGATGTGATATTTTGGCATATTTTATCTATATCAAAGCATATCTTGACGGGAGATTGACAATTACGCTTTTTTATTTAATACTTTATTGATTGTTATTTAAAAAATAAGCAGTTGGTATAATGCTTTATATAATATACATGATATAAAAAATAAAAAAAAAGATAAAGGGGGTCTTATGCTAAAGCAAAAAGTAATTCTCTCAGGGAGCAGCCTAAATGATCACAACGTTATTCAAGAAATTGTAAGCAGGGCTACAGAAAAAAAACAAGGTGCCGAGGCTATTTTTGTAAAAGCCAAAGGCAGAAAAAAGAAGGTTTTCTTAATGGTGGATAATCGCCAGCTTCTGGTTAAAAAAGGGAGAAGCAGGCAGACTTTTATCTACGGTGCTGATGACAAAGTCGTATTTCCGGCAATACCGTAACAAAAAAACTTGTGCAACAAATGAGCGGACATACCCAAAAGGGATGCCCGCTCTAATTTTTTATAATGTTTTTTTATTTCTTTTCTTCGATTTCTCTGGCAATTTTTTCAATAAATTTATCAATTGAAAGTATTTGTTGTTCCTTGATTCCGCGTAATCTCACGTTAACGCTTTTTTCTTTTATTTCACGCTCTCCGACAACTAGAATATACGGAGATTTTTGTTTTTCAGCTTCAGAAATTCTTTTACCCAATGATTCTCCTTTATCATTTATTTCTACGCGTATAGTTTTTTCAATTAATTTATTTTCAACTTCTTTGGCATAATCAGAAAATTTTTCAGAAACTGGAATAATTGTCACTTGCACGGGCGAGAGCCAGAGAGGCAAAGCTCCGGCAAAATGTTCCAAAATAATTCCAATAAATCTTTCAAATGTTCCAAAAATAGCTGCATGAATCATAACAGGAGTTTTTTTGCTGCCGTCAGAATCCACATATTCCAAATTGAATCTTTGAGGTAATTGGAAATCAAGCTGTATGGTTGCTAATTGCCAACGGCGGCCAAGTGCATCTTTTATATCAATATCAATTTTTGGTCCATAAAAAGCACCGTCCTTTTCCTTAATTTCAAAGTTCACACCTTCTTTCTTTAAGGCTGTCTCAAGATCTTTTTCTGCTTCATCCCAATCTTTTATTTCGCCCATAAAATCATCCGGACGGGTAGAAAGGAAGAATTCAGGATTTATTCCAAAAACTGCATAATATTCTTTCGTCATTTTAATAAGATTTATAATCTCTTCCTTTATTTGATTTTTCATCAGGAAAACATGTGAATCATCCTGGGTCAGATGGCGGACGCGGAGCAGGCCATTAAGCTCGCCTGATTTTTCATTGCGCAGTATCCTGCCAATTTCGGTATAGCGAATAGGCAATTCTTTGTAGGATCTCTGCTGAGTCTGGTATATTTTTATGTTAAAAGGACAATCCATAGGTTTTAGGCAGTATGTTTCTTTATCCAGATCGAAAGAAAACATTGTATCTTTATAATGATCCCAATGGCCGGAAGTTTTCCATAAAGTATTTTTAGCTAAAATTGGAGTCTGAATTTCAGTATATTTATATTTTTTGCGGATACTTTTTCCGAATTTTTCCAGTTCATTCCAAATGATCATACCTTTTGGATGCCAGAAAGCACTACCAGGAGCTTCCGGGTGGAAAGAAAAGAGATCTAGTTCTCGTCCTAGCTTTTTATGATCGCGCTTAATTGCTTCTTCTTGTTGAATTTTATATTCTTCCAACTCTTTTTCTTTTTCAAAAACCACGCCGTAAATCCTCTGCAGCTGCTGATTTTTTTCATCGCCTTTCCAATAGGCTCCGGAAATTTTTGTCAGCGTAAAAGCTTTCAGGTTTATTTTTCCGGTCGATTCAATATGCGGTCCAGAACAAAGATCCACAAAATGGCCAGCTTTATATACAGAAACTTTTTTATTTCCTTCTTTTTCGAGGTCGTCAATAAGCTCAAGTTTATAAGTCTGCCCAAGTTTTTTAAAATCTTTTCTGCCTTCTTCAGTTGAAATTTCTGCGCGCTCAAACTTGTAATCATTTTTGACTATTTCTTTCATTTTTTCTTCCAGGAGAGGCAAATCTTCAGGAATAAGAGTGCGGGGAAGTTCGAAGTCATAATAAAATCCGTTTTCAATGGCCGGACCAATCCCAAACTTGGCTTCTGGAAACATTTCTAAAACTGCACTGGCTAAAACATGAGAAGTTGAATGGCGGAGAACCTCTAAATTGTTTTGTTTAGTCTTCATAAAATTTATATAATAATTTTTAAAAATAAATTGATATTAAATCACTTTGTTTTCATCACTCGCTCGGAAATGAAAAAATATTCATTTCACTCGCTTCGTTTGAAAATAAATACCCAAAAAATAAATAATTTCGAGCCCCGGCATAAGCGGGGGGTTCCACTCGAATTCCCTTATTTTTTGGGCACTCTTTTTTCCAAATCGCTGGAAAATGGCGGAGACTCAGCGGTTGGTTAATCCGCTTCATTGTATCATTTAATTGTGCTTTTAGTATAAATAAGACTTTATTTTTATGCAAGTTCAACTTTTCCTTCTTTTATTATATTTTTAACCTTTTCCAGTATTTCCTTATCATGTTCAATAGAAAAGGGAGTTTCCATCTTATTTGTTTGGTGGTGCAAAAATACTTTGCAATCACCGGATTTACAATCGCTTAAAATCTGTGTGAGACTTTGAAT contains:
- the thrS gene encoding threonine--tRNA ligase gives rise to the protein MKTKQNNLEVLRHSTSHVLASAVLEMFPEAKFGIGPAIENGFYYDFELPRTLIPEDLPLLEEKMKEIVKNDYKFERAEISTEEGRKDFKKLGQTYKLELIDDLEKEGNKKVSVYKAGHFVDLCSGPHIESTGKINLKAFTLTKISGAYWKGDEKNQQLQRIYGVVFEKEKELEEYKIQQEEAIKRDHKKLGRELDLFSFHPEAPGSAFWHPKGMIIWNELEKFGKSIRKKYKYTEIQTPILAKNTLWKTSGHWDHYKDTMFSFDLDKETYCLKPMDCPFNIKIYQTQQRSYKELPIRYTEIGRILRNEKSGELNGLLRVRHLTQDDSHVFLMKNQIKEEIINLIKMTKEYYAVFGINPEFFLSTRPDDFMGEIKDWDEAEKDLETALKKEGVNFEIKEKDGAFYGPKIDIDIKDALGRRWQLATIQLDFQLPQRFNLEYVDSDGSKKTPVMIHAAIFGTFERFIGIILEHFAGALPLWLSPVQVTIIPVSEKFSDYAKEVENKLIEKTIRVEINDKGESLGKRISEAEKQKSPYILVVGEREIKEKSVNVRLRGIKEQQILSIDKFIEKIAREIEEKK